The genomic segment CCTTGCCATCTTCATTCCACGCACCTTCAGTTTGGTACGCAGAGGTAGATGCTCCCCACAGGAAGTCTTCTGGGAATGGAGGAAGTTTAGAAATGTGCATAGTTACCGAAATCTTTCTGTATTAATGCAAGTATGTGGACTCGTGCCAAGATTCCTTCCCTAACCCTAGAGATGAAGAAGGAATCCGATGGTTTTAAGCGTGTGCTGTTAGTTGAGCTGTTGGGTCTGCAGAGGTGTCAGCAGGCTGAACCTGAATCAACTCCTTACCGATGTCCACTGGGCCGAACTCCGTAGAGGTTTCAACGTTAAATTTAGAGGAATTTGTCACCAGCATGATCGTTGACGGATCCAAACCCTTTTCGCGGAGCAGCTCCAAATCAACTTCTGCCAAGAGATCTCCAGCTTTAACGCTCTCACCTCGTTGAACATGGGTGATAAAACCTTCGCCAGCAAGGGAAACCGTATCGATGCCGATGTGGATGAGCACGTCCACTCCCCCAGCAGCCCTAAGTCCGAAAGCATGACCGGTTTTCATGGCTACTTTCACTACTGCATCGCATGGAGCGTAGATTTTTCCAGTGGTTGGCAGAACAGCGATGCCGTCACCCATTTTTCCACTGCGGAATACTGGATCGTTTACTTCAGTCAAGGACAGCAAGGTGCCTTCCACCGGAGCGTTCAAAGTGACGGAGGTGAGCTCGCTTTCCGTGGCAGGTGCAGTTTCTTCTGAATCTGCTGCCGCATCAACCTCTGCTGCCAACTTCTGATCTGCTGCTGCAGCGGCATCCTTTGCCAGGTCTTCTTTTGTCATTCCAAAGAAATAAGTAAGGACAGCTGCGAGAACGAAAGACACTGCGGTGCCACCAACTAGCCAGCCGATGGTGTTGTTGGTACCGGAAGGATCAATGCCGATTGGAAGAGTCAACAGACCTGGTGCGCCAGTTCCATAAACCATGGTGGAGGTTGCACCGATGATCGCGCCACCCACACCTGCAGAGATCACAGCGATAACAAAAGGACGCTTTCGAGGAAGAGTCACACCGTAGACGGCAGGTTCTGTAATTCCGAAAATGCCGGCAAGTGCTGCTGAACCCGACAGTGCTTTTTGCTGTTTGTCGCGGAGTCGAAGGAACAGACCAAACGCTGCACCAGCTTGGGACAGCACTGCAGGGAAACACGCCGCCTTAAGTGGGTCGAACCCGTTGATGGAAATGTTGTTGATGAATACTGGGACGATACCCCAGTGCACTCCAAAGATAACCATGATCTGCCACAACATCGCAATGAGAATGCCGGAAACAATTGGGGAGAAATCGTAAGCCGATTGCAGGATCGCTGCCAAACCGTCGCCGAGCCATACACCTGCAGGTCCAAGTGTTGCCAAGGTAAGTGGCACCATGACAGCCAATACAACCATGGGAAGGATGAAGTTTCGGATCGACTCGTGCAGCACTTTAGCCACTTGGCGTTCCAGCAGCGACTGCACCCACACTGCGATGATGATCGGAATAACAGTGGAGGTATAAGACTGCAGGACTACTGGGATGCCTAAGAAGGTGACGTCATTGCCAGCCTTTTGGAAAGCCAACAAAGTCATTGATTGAACTTCACCATCAACCAATACTGTTACTGCCTGGAGCTGCGTGTACAACAACGCACCAGCGAGGGCTACCGAAGTGAAGACATTGGCACCAAATTTACGTGCCGCGGTAATCGCCAAAATGATCGGCAAGAACATGAAGAAGGCGTCGCCTGCAGCATAAAGAATTTGATAAGTGGTGGACGTGGTATCCACCCAGTGTGCAGCAGCGGCAACAGCGAGAAGGCCTTTGAGGATACCGACACCAGCCATTGGGCCCAGAATCGGAGCAAAGATGGAAGAGACGATATCAACAGCTTTGCCGAGGAAGTTTCCAGAACCTCCACCTTGCGCAACACCTTCTGAATCTGCGGTGATCGATGCAGGCAGTGCTGCATAAACCAGAGGAACGTTATTACCAATCACGACTTGGAACTGACCACCGGATTCCACCACGGTGATAACACCTGGCAGCTTCTTAATATCGTCATCGTTCGCTTTGGAGCGATCTTTGAGCACGAACCTCAGACGAGTTGCGCAGTGAACAACCGAGGAAAC from the Corynebacterium crudilactis genome contains:
- a CDS encoding beta-glucoside-specific PTS transporter subunit IIABC gives rise to the protein MATKVDYQALSGEIMSRIGGEDNVSSVVHCATRLRFVLKDRSKANDDDIKKLPGVITVVESGGQFQVVIGNNVPLVYAALPASITADSEGVAQGGGSGNFLGKAVDIVSSIFAPILGPMAGVGILKGLLAVAAAAHWVDTTSTTYQILYAAGDAFFMFLPIILAITAARKFGANVFTSVALAGALLYTQLQAVTVLVDGEVQSMTLLAFQKAGNDVTFLGIPVVLQSYTSTVIPIIIAVWVQSLLERQVAKVLHESIRNFILPMVVLAVMVPLTLATLGPAGVWLGDGLAAILQSAYDFSPIVSGILIAMLWQIMVIFGVHWGIVPVFINNISINGFDPLKAACFPAVLSQAGAAFGLFLRLRDKQQKALSGSAALAGIFGITEPAVYGVTLPRKRPFVIAVISAGVGGAIIGATSTMVYGTGAPGLLTLPIGIDPSGTNNTIGWLVGGTAVSFVLAAVLTYFFGMTKEDLAKDAAAAADQKLAAEVDAAADSEETAPATESELTSVTLNAPVEGTLLSLTEVNDPVFRSGKMGDGIAVLPTTGKIYAPCDAVVKVAMKTGHAFGLRAAGGVDVLIHIGIDTVSLAGEGFITHVQRGESVKAGDLLAEVDLELLREKGLDPSTIMLVTNSSKFNVETSTEFGPVDIGKELIQVQPADTSADPTAQLTAHA